From a region of the Cucumis sativus cultivar 9930 chromosome 6, Cucumber_9930_V3, whole genome shotgun sequence genome:
- the LOC101214878 gene encoding protein LHY isoform X2 produces the protein MDPNSSGEDLVFKTRKPYTITKQRERWTEEEHNRFLEALKLYGRAWQRIEEHIGTKTAVQIRSHAQKFFSKLEKEALVKGIPVGQTLDIDIPPPRPKRKPSNPYPRKTPISKLGANDGKVLTLVSSSQRKQILDLEKEPLNEGTSGEEQATIEKDAHDDNYSEVFTLSREANSISWKNTNCVPSQVKLNDSCAFREFVPSLKEDKGPGKVLEMEISSTSQEKSMPAEKKEALSCVLSGDEMQAAHNYPRHVPVHVVDGSLGANVQGSVTDTLLQESTFHPAMEVRGEHNIIGNPSDCVSFEHQNNAPRCVYQSYPTIHPTPFTLLRPNQEHYKSLLHMSSSFSNLVVSTLQQNPAAHAIASLTATCWPYVNPETSVDSPVCDKEGSGTKQMNPTPSMEAIAAATVAAATAWWAAHGLLPLCAPFHSAFPSAGVSAPVVQSSDTCQNLESKDKAESSQQIVALQNQQLDAEQSEALTAQHSGSKLPTHSSSDSEGSGGANANDTVKPAHDEKTPAEVEFHDSNKGKRGKQVDRSSCGSNTPSGSDQEIDATENNDKEEKEEENDLEMNRPAVELSNRRNRSISNTSESWKEVSDEVKRGRLAFQALFTRDVLPQSFSPPYDVENENKASENVEKDSHVVDKDSGASVLDLNGKTCGSFSHQSMERDTSAIGINNGEGELLTIGLGNGTPKACRTGFKPYKRCSVEAKEKRMTTSSNHCEEGGQKRLRLEQKVTN, from the exons ATGGATCCCAACTCCTCAGGAGAAGACTTGGTTTTCAAG ACCAGGAAGCCATATACTATTACAAAGCAACGAGAGCGTTGGACGGAGGAGGAGCACAACAGATTTCTAGAGGCGCTGAAGCTCTATGGGCGAGCATGGCAGAGAATCGAAG AACATATTGGAACTAAAACTGCAGTCCAGATACGAAGTCATGCGcaaaagtttttttcaaaG TTGGAAAAAGAAGCACTTGTCAAGGGGATTCCTGTAGGACAAACTCTGGATATAGATATTCCACCACCTCGGCCTAAGAGGAAACCAAGTAATCCTTATCCAAGGAAAACTCCTATATCAAAGTTGGGTGCTAATGACGGGAAGGTTTTGACTTTGGTGTCTTCTTCACAGAGGAAACAGATCTTAGATTTGGAGAAAGAGCCACTGAATGAG ggCACTAGTGGAGAAGAACAAGCAACAATTGAAAAGGATGCCCACGACGACAATTACTCAGAAGTATTTACCCTATCACGAGAGGCCAACTCCATTTCTTGGAAAAACACAAATTGTGTACCTTCGCAAGTTAAACTAAATGACTCATGTGCTTTCAGGGAGTTTGTGCCCTCACTTAAAGAG GATAAAGGCCCGGGCAAAGTTTTAGAAATGGAGATCTCAAGCACTTCACAAGAAAAGTCTATGCCTgctgaaaagaaagaagcttTAAGCTGCGTACTGTCTGGAGATGAAATGCAAGCTGCTCATAATTATCCAAGGCATGTGCCTGTGCATGTGGTAGATGGAAGCTTGGGAGCAAATGTTCAAGGGTCAGTAACCGATACTCTGCTGCAGGAATCCACTTTTCATCCAGCAATGGAGGTTCGAGGAGAGCATAATATAATTGGGAATCCATCTGATTGTGTTTCCTTTGAACATCAAAATAATGCACCTAGGTGCGTTTATCAATCATATCCAACAATTCATCCTACTCCATTTACCTTACTTCGCCCTAACCAAGAGCATTATAAGTCACTTCTGCACATGTCCTcctcattttcaaatcttgttGTGTCTACCCTTCAACAAAACCCTGCTGCTCATGCAATAGCTAGTTTGACAGCAACATGTTGGCCCTATGTGAATCCTGAAACTTCTGTAGATTCTCCCGTTTGTGATAAGGAAGGTTCTGGAACCAAGCAAATGAACCCCACCCCAAGTATGGAAGCCATTGCTGCAGCAACTGTAGCAGCTGCAACTGCATGGTGGGCAGCCCATGGACTGCTACCTTTGTGTGCTCCTTTTCATTCTGCCTTTCCCAGTGCCGGTGTATCAGCTCCTGTAGTACAATCATCAGATACCTGTCAAAATCTTGAGTCCAAAGACAAAGCAGAAAGTTCCCAACAAATTGTTGCTTTGCAAAATCAACAGCTGGATGCAGAACAATCAGAAGCTTTAACTGCTCAACACTCAGGTTCCAAGTTACCTACTCATTCATCTTCTGATTCTGAGGGTAGTGGAGGTGCAAATGCAAATGATACGGTGAAACCTGCCCATGACGAGAAGACACCTGCTGAGGTTGAGTTTCATGATTCAAACAAAGGGAAGAGGGGAAAACAAGTAGATCGTTCCTCGTGTGGTTCAAATACACCATCTGGAAGTGATCAAGAGATAGATGCAAcagaaaataatgataaagaagaaaaagaggaagaaaatgatCTTGAGATGAATCGTCCAGCTGTCGAGTTAAGCAATCGCCGCAATAGAAGTATCAGTAACACAAGTGAATCTTGGAAGGAGGTTTCTGATGAGGTAAAAAGg GGGCGGCTGGCTTTTCAAGCTCTCTTCACTCGTGATGTATTGCCTCAAAGCTTTTCACCTCCCTATGATGTAGAAAATGAGAACAAGGCAAGTGAGAACGTTGAGAAAGATAGTCATGTTGTAGATAAAGATAGTGGTGCATCAGTTTTGGACCTTAACGGCAAGACTTGTGGATCTTTTAGTCATCAAAGTATGGAGAGAGATACATCAGCAATAGGTATCAACAATGGAGAGGGAGAACTTCTCACAATTGGACTAGGAAATGGAACCCCCAAGGCTTGTCGAACCGGATTCAAACCCTATAAAAGATGTTCAGTggaagcaaaagaaaagagaatgacAACATCCAGCAACCACTGTGAGGAGGGAGGTCAAAAAAGACTACGCTTGGAGCAGAAAGTCACAAATTGA
- the LOC101221381 gene encoding probably inactive receptor-like protein kinase At2g46850, translating to MAAPPPQHSLPFLLQISLPILSFFLFLLLLVPCPVHSSVCGNLEIPFPFSLNTTIHPSIPDPFLLYCLNSTSLFLNLTLQSYRILQFLSDAVLVDFPGPSPCRHYNDFNSFSPVSHSPFFAISDDNLFALYDCNDSSLCKPSCQNLVLPSCDTNYPPACCYPLSDRSLWRNREDFSVFSKMGCRGFSSWVVEKGWRMGKRGMKLEWGLPRNLTSCDENGFVVNATNVSDGVRCSCSHGFVGDGYASGFGCFKSCVKNGREEYGSSCNTKLRREKELVIFTGVLAPLFIIASLVGLFCILKRPIKQTTLNSSHTNALLQKACRTHLFTYHELQQATRGFEDNARLVDSRNGAIFAGVLGDGSRVVVHRLQCENKDDVMSVLSQIEVLYVLAHKHVAHILGCCIDPDNPLLVVYEHPDNDTLEKHLHHHKGTKQTLDWYRRLKIATETASVLAFLQCEVSPPIFHNHLESCHIFLDTNFSSKILGFGLQSTPTEDKSHPLEASSFHNNDVYDFGVVLLEMVTGLKNSDLPMVALQKIRIGKLEEVVDPLLYYHEKPPHSKEQIEIVADLATRCLLFGRDGKLRMSDVSKELTHVMKENVVFVDGGSTRGPSIEETFSNSSLLQMISMSPDSILAP from the exons aTGGCAGCACCACCACCACAACATTCTCTCCCATTTCTTCTACAAATCTCTCTCCccattctctctttcttcctctttctcctCCTCCTTGTTCCTTGCCCCGTCCACAGCTCCGTCTGCGGCAACCTCGAAATCCCCTTCCCCTTCTCCCTCAACACCACCATTCATCCCTCAATCCCCGACCCCTTTCTTCTCTACTGCCTCAACTCCACTTCCCTCTTCCTCAACCTCACTCTCCAATCTTACCGCATCCTCCAATTCCTCTCCGATGCCGTTCTAGTCGACTTCCCCGGCCCGTCTCCCTGCCGCCATTACAACGACTTCAACTCATTTTCCCCTGTTTCTCATAGCCCATTTTTCGCCATCTCCGACGACAACCTTTTCGCTCTTTACGACTGTAATGATTCATCTCTTTGTAAACCCAGTTGCCAAAACCTTGTGTTACCTTCGTGTGACACGAATTATCCGCCGGCGTGCTGTTACCCGTTGAGTGATCGTAGTTTGTGGAGAAACAGAGAGGATTTTTCAGTGTTTTCGAAGATGGGATGCAGGGGATTCTCGAGCTGGGTGGTGGAGAAAGGGTGGAGGATGGGGAAAAGAGGAATGAAATTGGAATGGGGACTTCCGAGGAACTTGACGAGTTGTGATGAGAATGGATTTGTTGTTAATGCTACGAATGTTAGCGATGGTGTTCGTTGTTCTTGCTCTCATGGCTTTGTTGGAGATGGCTATGCCAGTGGATTTGGCTGCTTCAAAT CTTGTGTTAAGAATGGACGTGAGGAGTATGGTAGTAGTTGCAATACTAAACTACGTCGTGAGAAGGAACTTGTCATCTTTACCG GAGTTCTTGCTCCTCTATTTATTATAGCCTCTTTGGTTGGACTTTTTTGCATACTAAAACGACCAATCAAACAAACCACGCTTAACTCTTCCCATACCAATGCTTTGCTCCAAAAGGCTTGCAGGACTCATTTATTCACTTACCATGAGCTACAACAAGCCACCAGAGGATTTGAGGACAATGCTAGGCTTGTGGACAGTCGAAACGGAGCAATCTTTGCAGGAGTGCTCGGAGACGGATCAAGAGTAGTTGTGCATCGATTGCAATGCGAGAACAAAGATGATGTGATGAGTGTCCTATCCCAAATTGAGGTTTTGTATGTACTTGCACACAAACATGTCGCCCACATACTTGGTTGTTGCATCGACCCTGACAACCCTCTATTGGTCGTTTATGAGCATCCTGATAACGATACGCTGGAGAAACATTTGCATCATCATAAAGGGACAAAACAAACGCTCGATTGGTATAGAAGATTGAAAATTGCTACTGAGACGGCTAGTGTTCTTGCATTCTTACAATGTGAGGTGTCTCCCCCAATTTTCCACAACCATCTCGAATCGTGTCATATCTTTCTCGACACAAATTTCTcgagtaaaattttaggatttgGGTTACAAAGCACTCCAACCGAAGACAAATCTCACCCTCTTGAAGCATCATCATTCCACAACAATGATGTCTATGACTTTGGAGTTGTGTTGCTTGAAATGGTAACAGGGTTAAAGAATTCAGACCTCCCAATGGTAGCATTGCAAAAGATTAGAATCGGAAAGTTAGAAGAGGTTGTAGATCCACTTTTATACTATCATGAGAAACCTCCTCATAGCAAAGAGCAAATAGAGATAGTAGCCGATCTTGCCACAAGATGCTTGCTTTTCGGGCGAGATGGGAAGTTGCGAATGAGCGATGTTTCAAAGGAGTTAACACATGTAATGAAAGAAAACGTCGTCTTTGTTGACGGAGGCAGCACGAGAGGGCCTTCAATAGAGGAAACTTTTTCCAATTCAAGCCTCCTTCAAATGATATCAATGTCTCCTGACTCAATCCTTGCTCCATGA
- the LOC101214878 gene encoding protein LHY isoform X1, whose protein sequence is MDPNSSGEDLVFKTRKPYTITKQRERWTEEEHNRFLEALKLYGRAWQRIEEHIGTKTAVQIRSHAQKFFSKLEKEALVKGIPVGQTLDIDIPPPRPKRKPSNPYPRKTPISKLGANDGKVLTLVSSSQRKQILDLEKEPLNEGTSGEEQATIEKDAHDDNYSEVFTLSREANSISWKNTNCVPSQVKLNDSCAFREFVPSLKEPLQDKGPGKVLEMEISSTSQEKSMPAEKKEALSCVLSGDEMQAAHNYPRHVPVHVVDGSLGANVQGSVTDTLLQESTFHPAMEVRGEHNIIGNPSDCVSFEHQNNAPRCVYQSYPTIHPTPFTLLRPNQEHYKSLLHMSSSFSNLVVSTLQQNPAAHAIASLTATCWPYVNPETSVDSPVCDKEGSGTKQMNPTPSMEAIAAATVAAATAWWAAHGLLPLCAPFHSAFPSAGVSAPVVQSSDTCQNLESKDKAESSQQIVALQNQQLDAEQSEALTAQHSGSKLPTHSSSDSEGSGGANANDTVKPAHDEKTPAEVEFHDSNKGKRGKQVDRSSCGSNTPSGSDQEIDATENNDKEEKEEENDLEMNRPAVELSNRRNRSISNTSESWKEVSDEVKRGRLAFQALFTRDVLPQSFSPPYDVENENKASENVEKDSHVVDKDSGASVLDLNGKTCGSFSHQSMERDTSAIGINNGEGELLTIGLGNGTPKACRTGFKPYKRCSVEAKEKRMTTSSNHCEEGGQKRLRLEQKVTN, encoded by the exons ATGGATCCCAACTCCTCAGGAGAAGACTTGGTTTTCAAG ACCAGGAAGCCATATACTATTACAAAGCAACGAGAGCGTTGGACGGAGGAGGAGCACAACAGATTTCTAGAGGCGCTGAAGCTCTATGGGCGAGCATGGCAGAGAATCGAAG AACATATTGGAACTAAAACTGCAGTCCAGATACGAAGTCATGCGcaaaagtttttttcaaaG TTGGAAAAAGAAGCACTTGTCAAGGGGATTCCTGTAGGACAAACTCTGGATATAGATATTCCACCACCTCGGCCTAAGAGGAAACCAAGTAATCCTTATCCAAGGAAAACTCCTATATCAAAGTTGGGTGCTAATGACGGGAAGGTTTTGACTTTGGTGTCTTCTTCACAGAGGAAACAGATCTTAGATTTGGAGAAAGAGCCACTGAATGAG ggCACTAGTGGAGAAGAACAAGCAACAATTGAAAAGGATGCCCACGACGACAATTACTCAGAAGTATTTACCCTATCACGAGAGGCCAACTCCATTTCTTGGAAAAACACAAATTGTGTACCTTCGCAAGTTAAACTAAATGACTCATGTGCTTTCAGGGAGTTTGTGCCCTCACTTAAAGAG CCACTCCAGGATAAAGGCCCGGGCAAAGTTTTAGAAATGGAGATCTCAAGCACTTCACAAGAAAAGTCTATGCCTgctgaaaagaaagaagcttTAAGCTGCGTACTGTCTGGAGATGAAATGCAAGCTGCTCATAATTATCCAAGGCATGTGCCTGTGCATGTGGTAGATGGAAGCTTGGGAGCAAATGTTCAAGGGTCAGTAACCGATACTCTGCTGCAGGAATCCACTTTTCATCCAGCAATGGAGGTTCGAGGAGAGCATAATATAATTGGGAATCCATCTGATTGTGTTTCCTTTGAACATCAAAATAATGCACCTAGGTGCGTTTATCAATCATATCCAACAATTCATCCTACTCCATTTACCTTACTTCGCCCTAACCAAGAGCATTATAAGTCACTTCTGCACATGTCCTcctcattttcaaatcttgttGTGTCTACCCTTCAACAAAACCCTGCTGCTCATGCAATAGCTAGTTTGACAGCAACATGTTGGCCCTATGTGAATCCTGAAACTTCTGTAGATTCTCCCGTTTGTGATAAGGAAGGTTCTGGAACCAAGCAAATGAACCCCACCCCAAGTATGGAAGCCATTGCTGCAGCAACTGTAGCAGCTGCAACTGCATGGTGGGCAGCCCATGGACTGCTACCTTTGTGTGCTCCTTTTCATTCTGCCTTTCCCAGTGCCGGTGTATCAGCTCCTGTAGTACAATCATCAGATACCTGTCAAAATCTTGAGTCCAAAGACAAAGCAGAAAGTTCCCAACAAATTGTTGCTTTGCAAAATCAACAGCTGGATGCAGAACAATCAGAAGCTTTAACTGCTCAACACTCAGGTTCCAAGTTACCTACTCATTCATCTTCTGATTCTGAGGGTAGTGGAGGTGCAAATGCAAATGATACGGTGAAACCTGCCCATGACGAGAAGACACCTGCTGAGGTTGAGTTTCATGATTCAAACAAAGGGAAGAGGGGAAAACAAGTAGATCGTTCCTCGTGTGGTTCAAATACACCATCTGGAAGTGATCAAGAGATAGATGCAAcagaaaataatgataaagaagaaaaagaggaagaaaatgatCTTGAGATGAATCGTCCAGCTGTCGAGTTAAGCAATCGCCGCAATAGAAGTATCAGTAACACAAGTGAATCTTGGAAGGAGGTTTCTGATGAGGTAAAAAGg GGGCGGCTGGCTTTTCAAGCTCTCTTCACTCGTGATGTATTGCCTCAAAGCTTTTCACCTCCCTATGATGTAGAAAATGAGAACAAGGCAAGTGAGAACGTTGAGAAAGATAGTCATGTTGTAGATAAAGATAGTGGTGCATCAGTTTTGGACCTTAACGGCAAGACTTGTGGATCTTTTAGTCATCAAAGTATGGAGAGAGATACATCAGCAATAGGTATCAACAATGGAGAGGGAGAACTTCTCACAATTGGACTAGGAAATGGAACCCCCAAGGCTTGTCGAACCGGATTCAAACCCTATAAAAGATGTTCAGTggaagcaaaagaaaagagaatgacAACATCCAGCAACCACTGTGAGGAGGGAGGTCAAAAAAGACTACGCTTGGAGCAGAAAGTCACAAATTGA
- the LOC101221622 gene encoding serine/threonine-protein kinase ATG1a produces MDFDDLNRKDCCLIGNYILETRIGSGSFAVVWKSRHRHLGTVVAIKEIHRKKFLPQVSDNLLREISILRTINHPNIIHLFEAIQTDDRIYLILEYCAGGDLWDFINRHGKVSQEVSRNLMRQLASGLKVLQEKHVIHRDLKPQNLLLSSKEGTPLLKIGDFGFARSLANQTLADTLCGSPLYMAPEIMNNRKYDAKADLWSVGAIFYQLLTGKLPYSGNHPAQLFQNISESTELKFPKGALEVLHPDAVNLCRSLLRQNPVERLSFTEFFDHKYFQEPRSNQAVETTPVVQSLEAEKVESHLEQPIESSNRDSETTSSTVRNRTSRGKNIGSSVREQLIEPSNIAAEITSSSVHSSISKGKNICSLVREQPIEPILNLGLDELRKSLDCIQHSLNQIEVSDSMDSIEKDYVLVNAHCPSMEETSSYYLEPSLQGSLRVSHAFNIDQDMIAKTQKKDFVASTRDIGESSRSLDQFSMARAASMLREVQGLSILHPSTRLQLFNQYLHVLSDLSQEKCNAGMFLESFSVELVALALWKEAVEISGTWLSSSDKRESSKTSLGIDSTTPQKDADYAANDEGNVDFNRPSSVSKWAQLGFIAAVDRTEKLSQNIQEIDGATVIPDAMEIIFQKAIALGKSGAVDQYMENKDNAAASYSKAILLFSFILGEAESLNSPFSLTSPNKQRIQHYIHYLQTQTNLLLPQQLQKQLEGAPSTSK; encoded by the exons ATGgattttgatgatttaaacCGCAAAGACTGCTGTTTGATCGGTAACTATATATTGGAGACCAGAATCGGGTCGGGTTCGTTCGCCGTAGTGTGGAAGTCAAGGCATAGGCACTTGGGTACGGTTGTTGCTATTAAGGAGATTCATAGAAAGAAGTTTCTTCCCCAAGTTAGTGACAATTTGCTCAGAGAGATTTCTATTCTCAGAACTATCAATCACCCCAATATCATTCATCTCTTTGAAGCCATTCAA ACTGATGATAGGATTTATCTTATACTTGAGTATTGTGCTGGTGGTGACCTCTGGGACTTTATTAATCGCCATGGAAAAGTATCCCAAGAAGTTTCTAGAAACTTAATGAGACAATTGG CTTCTGGCTTGAAAGTTCTCCAAGAGAAACATGTCATTCATAGAGATTTGAAGCCCCAG AACTTGCTGTTGTCTTCTAAAGAAGGGACTCCGCTGTTGAAGATTGGAGATTTTGGATTTGCAAG GTCCTTAGCAAATCAGACATTGGCCGATACACTTTGTGGTTCACCTTTGTATATGGCTCCGGAAATTATGAACAACAGAAAATATGATGCCAAG GCTGATTTATGGAGTGTGGGAGCAATTTTTTATCAGCTATTGACAGGGAAGCTTCCATATAGTGGCAATCATCCAGCTCAG CTCTTCCAGAATATCTCTGAATCCACTGAGCTAAAATTTCCTAAAGGTGCCTTGGAAGTGCTACATCCTGACGCTGTGAATCTTTGCAGAAGCCTTTTACGTCAAAATCCAG TAGAACGGCTTTCATTCACGGAGTTCTTTGATCACAAATACTTTCAGGAGCCAAG ATCAAATCAAGCTGTTGAGACAACACCTGTTGTTCAGTCATTGGAGGCAGAAAAGGTTGAGTCCCATTTAGAACAACCTATTGAGTCATCAAACAGAGATTCAGAAACCACTAGTTCAACAGTACGTAACAGAACATCCAGAGGGAAGAACATTGGCAGTTCGGTCAGGGAACAACTTATTGAGCCATCTAACATAGCTGCAGAGATCACTAGTTCATCCGTACATAGCAGCATATCCAAAGGGAAGAACATTTGCAGTTTGGTGAGGGAACAACCTATTGAGCCAATTCTCAATCTTGGACTAGATGAGCTAAGAAAATCTCTTGATTGTATTCAGCATTCCCTGAATCAGATTGAAG TTTCTGATTCAATGGATTCAATTGAGAAAGATTATGTTCTCGTGAATGCTCATTGTCCTTCAATGGAGGAGACCTCTTCGTATTACCTTGAACCATCATTACAAGGTTCATTGAGAGTTTCCCATGCTTTTAATATCGATCAGGATATGATAGCCAAAACCCAGAAAAAGGACTTTGTTGCCAGTACAAGAGATATTGGAGAAAGCTCAAGGAGCCTAGATCAGTTTTCAATGGCACGTGCCGCATCTATGTTAAGAGAAGTACAAGGACTATCTATATTGCATCCTTCTACCAGGCTCCAGTTATTTAATCAGTATCTCCATGTTCTTTCAGATTTGTCACAAGAAAAG TGTAATGCAGGGATGTTTTTGGAATCATTTTCAGTTGAACTGGTTGCTTTAGCTTTATGGAAGGAAGCCGTTGAAATTAGTGGTACTTGGCTGAGTTCTTCTGACAAACGCGAATCTTCAAAAACTAGTTTGGGAATAGATTCTACAACTCCTCAGAAAGATGCTGACTACGCTGCAAATGATGAAGGAAATGTAGATTTTAATAGGCCGTCATCTGTTTCTAAGTGGGCACAGCTAGGGTTTATTGCTGCAGTGGACCGAACTGAGAAATTATCGCAAAATATCCAAGAGATTGATG GTGCAACTGTCATACCTGATGCTATGGAAATTATATTCCAAAAGGCAATTGCCCTTGGAAAAAGCGGTGCT GTAGATCAATACATGGAAAACAAGGACAATGCTGCTGCATCATACTCCAAAGccattcttctattttcattcattttggGGGAAGCTGAATCCCTTAACTCTCCATTTTCGCTTACTTCACCCAATAAGCAACGAATTCAACATTACATTCATTACCTGCAGACTCAAACTAACTTGTTATTGCCGCAGCAATTGCAAAAGCAATTGGAAGGTGCTCCCTCGACAAGTAAATGA